GGGCCTCGGCGACGCCTACTACGAACCCGACGTGAAGTGGGACGTGCACTTCACCTCGTCCGGCACATACGTGCACTCGGCCCCCTGGTCGGTGGGCGCGCAAGGCCATGAGAACGTCTCCCACGGCTGCGTGAACACCAACCCGGCCGACGCGCAGTGGTTCTACGAGAACACGCTGCCGGGCGACATCATCAAGGTCGTCGGATCCCCGCGGACCGCGGCCCTGGGCAACGGATTCAACGACTGGCAGCTGTCCTGGGCCGACTGGCAGGGCAAGTCCGCGCTGTCGAACTCCTGAGCAGACCCCGGAAACGCACCGGCGCCCCGGACCGTCACGACGGTCCGGGGCGCCGGCTGTGTTGCCAGGTCGGTACTTTGTCTCAGATCAGAGCAGATCAGATCAGAGCAGGGAGGCCGACAGCGCCTGGGTCAGCGCGCCGTTGCTGGTGTCCCCGTCCAGCGACCACACCGAGGCGCCGCGCAGGCCGGCCAGGTCGATGTACAGGCCCTTCTCTGCGATCGTGGTGGGGTTGTCGTAGGAGTAGAAGGTCTGCGACGCCGGGTCGTACTTCCAGACGGACGCCGTCACCGGGTCGTAGTGCACGGTGCCGGGCGCGTCGACGACGGCCTTGTAGCCTTCCTGGTCCGACGCCGCGGCACCGGTGGCCGGCTGGTAGAGGCCGTTGTTCGTGGCACTCACACCCGCCCACGCGTGCGCGTAGTACGGGATCTCCAGCGCGATCTTGTCAGCCGGCACGCCGTGGCTCTCGTAGTACTGCACCGTCTGCACGATGGAGAACTTGTCGTTCGAGGCCTGCGGGTCCTTGGGGTCCGGCAGCAGGTTCTGGGTGAAGTCGGTCTGGTTCTCCCAGCCGCCGTGGAAGTCCACCGTCATGACGTTGAGCCAGTCGGCCGTCTTCGCGACCGGGGCCAGCTGCAGCTGCTGGGCGTTCGTGTACTGATTCGGCGAGACGTCGGCGGTCAGCACGTAGTGCTCGCCGTTGGCCTTGCCGGCCTGGTCCATCGAGGTGCGGAAGGTCTGCATCAGCGCGGTGAAGTCGGGGGTGTCCTGCGGGCCGTACGGGTTGTTGTTGCCGACCTCGTTCGGGTACTCCCAGTCCAGGTCGATACCGTCGAAGATGCCCTTGGCCGCGCCCGGGGCCAGGCCCGGGATGTTGCCGTTGAGGTACTGGTCGACGCAGGAGTCGACGAAGGCCTGCCGCCCGGCGGCGGTGGAGGCCAGCGCGGAGAACTGGTTCGACCAGGACCAGCCGCCGATGGACATCACGATCTTGAGGTTCGGGTACTTCGCCTTCAGCTCCTTGAGCTGGTTGAAGTTGCCCGCCAGCGCCTGCGTGGAGGTGTCGGCCACCCCGTTGACCGCCTCATCGGCGGAGAACGGCCGCTGGTAGTCGGCCCACGAGTCGCCCGAGGTGCACAGGCCGTCGGCGGAGACCGAGGAGAAGGCGTAGTTGATCTCGGTGAGCTTGCTCGCAGCTCCGTCCGAGATCAGGTTCTTCTCCAGGAAGCCGCTGTAGATGCTCCACTGGGTGAAGAAGCCGATGGCCACCTTGCCATTGCCCGTGCTGTGGGCTGGACCCGACGAGGCCTGGGCGGCGGCGCTCGGCAGCGCCGTCGCGGCGACCGTGGCCGCGGCGACGAGCAGTGTTCTCATTCTCAGGGTGCGCATTGCTCTCCTTGTGACGGAGCGAGCCGGGCCAGGAGCGGCCAGAGTGGACTAGACCATGCGTCTGTAGCCGAAAGGTATAGTCCAATTTCTGCGCCAGGACAAGAGCCTGGCTTTCACCAGGCCCTCCTCTTCGTGCATGTGCGCGTCCGGAGCAGGTCTGTCCGGTTCGGTGCTTCTTGCGTGCCGCCTCAGCGCGTCAGTTCTTCAGTGCTTCAGTGCTTCAGTGCTTCCCGCGACGGCGCGGCAGTGAACGGATCGGACGGCGCATCACCAGTCCGGCGCCCAGCAGGAAGAACCCGCCGACCGCCAGCGCCACTCCCTCGTCCCGGCGGCTGATCTCCGCCGCCGCCAGATCCGCGGCCGTCAGTGCCTGGACGGCTGGCTTCGCGGAGCTCGATGCGCTCGCGCTCGCCGACGCGGAGAGCGACCCCGAGGCGGCCAGGCCGGCCGGCTGGAGCGTGGAGACGCCGGGCGGGTCCACCTCCGAGCCCTCGCTCGCCAGCAGTGAGTAGCTCTGGCCGGTCGGCAGGGTCGGCAGCGCCGAGGAGTTGACCACGCCGTCGTAGCGGAACGGCGCGAACCCGTTGTCCAGGAAGGCCGAGAGCGGCGCGTCCACCACGTAGCGCGCGTCCGTGCCCGGGTGCGCCTCTTCGAAGTAGTCGAACTCGGTGTGCTGGGTGTCCGCCCAGCCCGCGAACAGGATGGTGTGCTTGTCCGAGAGCAGTATGTCGCCGGGCAGCATCGTGGCCGCCGGGATGGTGCGCGAGACCAGGTTGAGGTTCCCGGTCCAGAAATCGGTGTACTGATCCAGGTCCCAGGCCATCGAGACGTAGCCCGAGCAGTCCTGCCGGTAGGTGCCGTTGGCGTTCGTCCACCACGAGGTCTGGCTGTAGGGCACCTGCTGGGTCACCCACAGCTCGGCCCGGGTGATGATCTGCGCCCGGGTGATGGTGCCGGTCGGCAGCTGGTAGCCGGCGTCGCCCGGCGGCACCGAGGTGTAGTAGTAGCTCGAGCCGGTCGGCGAGACGGTGTACACCGGTATCGTCGGCGTCGAACTCGCGGGGGTCTTCGCCGGCGCGCCGCCCTTGCCCGTGTTCGTGGGCGTGGCGGACCGTGTCGCACTCGGCGTGGCCGACTGCGTAGCGCTCGGCGTGGCGGACCCGGACCGCGTCGCGCTCGGCGTGGGCGCCGTGCTGACCCCGGAGGGCGAGACCGTGGCCGACACCGTGGGGCACGGACTCGCGCTCACCGAGGCCGTCGCCGGCGTGCTCGGGTCGTTCGGCGCGCTCGCCCCGTCATCGCCGGACGGAGAACTCTCGGCGGAGCTCGAATCCGTCGCGCCGGCCGAGGCGGACGCGGTATCGGAGGGCGTTTCCGAAGTCCCGGCCGTAGGCGTGCTCGAGCAGGCCGGGGAAGAGGAATCGGCCAGCGCCGAGACCGGAAGCACGAGCGAGGTGCCGTAGACCAGCGAGCTCACGCCGACCGACACCGCGACCGCGGCCGCGGCCCGGCGGCCGCGTCCGACCCCTGATATACGGCTCGATGAGCCCTGATTCGACGCTTCGGTCACGGCTCCTCCAAGAAGCGTTGCGGGCGGGCAGATCTTGCCGCCCCCCAACCTAGCAACCGCGGCACCGGGATGGGACCGGTAGATCGGTAACACTCGGGAAATACCGTCCGAAGACACGCCACTAGCCAACCGGCGCGCGTCGCACTACGTTGCGATCGTGGCGCGCGCTGTGACGCGCCCCCGACCACCCCGGACGGTGCACGAGACGCGGGCAGGGCCGCGCCGGGACGCAGATTCCTCCATAGAGGCGGGAGCAGCCGGTGAGTGTCGGCGCCATGGGCGGTCCGTCGGCGGACCGATCACCGGCCGGGCTGAGCCCGGCCGAGAACTGGTCGGACGTGGTGATGGGACTGGACCTGCCACGGCTGACCAGGTACCTGACGGTGCGGCTGCCCGGCTCGATCCGACCACCGCTGCGCGCCATGCCGCTGCCCGGCGGCCGTTCCAACCTCAGCTACGAGCTCTGCGACGGCGACGGCCGGGTGCTGGTGCTGCGCCGCCCCCCGCTGCCGCTCGGCCCCGGCGGCCCGGTGCCGGTCCCGGCCACCCTGGCCACCCCGGCCCCGGAGACCAGCCGCTCGGACATCCGGCGCGAGTACCAGGTCATCAGGGCCCTGCATCAAGCGCACGGCCGGGCCGGCCGGGTCCCGGTGGCCGAGCCCTACCTGCTGTGCCAGGACGCGTCCGTGATCGGCGCGCCCTTCTTCGTCACCGCGAAGGCGGCCGGCACCGTCTACCGCTCGGAGAAGCAGTGCGCCGCGCTCAGCCCCAGCCAGGCCCGGGCCGTCTCGCACGGCCTGCTCGACGTGCTCGTCGCGCTGCACCAGGTCGACGTGCGCGCCGCCGGCCTCGCCGACTTCGCCCGCACCGACCAGTTCCTCATCCGCCAGGTGGACCGGTGGGACCGGCTGCACGCGGCCAGCGCCAGCCGGGAGGTGCCGCGGCTGGCCCGGCTGGCCGCCGCGCTGCGCGCCGGCGTCCCGGCCGGCGGCCGGATCTCGGTGCTGCACGGGGACTACCGGCTGGAGAACGTCGTGTTCGACCTCGCCTCCATCGGCCGGGTCAACGCCGTGCTCGACTGGGAGGCGGCCACCCTGGGCGACCCGCTGGTGGACCTCGGCCTGTTGCTGACCTTCTGGGAGGGACCGGACCAGCCGCTCAACCCGATCTCCTCGGCGCACACCCGCACCCGCGGCTTCCCGACCCGCCGTCAGCTCGCCGACCGCTACGCCACCCGCACCGGCTACGACTTGTCCCGGATCGGCTGGTATATAGCGCTCAACCACTACCGGGTGGCCGGACTGCTCGAGGTGCTGCACTACCGGGTCAACCACGGCCTGCCCGTGCCGCCCGGGCTGGAGCGGGCCGGCAGCTGGGTCGGCCCGCTGATCGAGGGCGGGCTGACCGCTCTGCGCGAGAACCTCTGAGCGCGCCGGGCGTCCGCGGTGAACCGTCTGCGCGCGGCGGTCGTGTCATGGAAGGGGGCGGCGGTCTGCGGCGGCGGACGTGGCCCGTGGCGGTCGCATACGGGGGCGGCGGTCTCCGGGCGGCGTCGGCCGTGCCCTGACACGCCGGGACGCGCCGTCCTGCCTGTTCCGGGCCCCGGCCGTGGCTAAGGTGGCCGCATGTCGGCGCGGGCGGCGTGTGAGACCGAGTCCGCGTGGACGACCCGGGTCTGGCGTGGGCTCGCGGAGGAGTGCGCCCGCGTCTTCGTCCCACCCGTCCGGGCGATCCGGTTCCGCGGCCTGCGGGCCGTCCCGCTGGCTCCGGCCTGCGCCGGCCTGATCGCCGCGTTCGCGGTGCTGCAGCACACCGGCCCCGGCTGGTGGCTGGTCGAGCACGTCGCAGCGGTCTACCAGGCGCTGCCGGTCTGGCTGATCGTGCTGCGGCTGCCGCTGTCCATGCTGGCCCCGGCGCCAGACCTGCCCGCCTGGGGCGCGGTGGCCCAGGTGCTGGTCGTGTTCGCGGTGGCCGAGGCCCAGTTGGGGCGTTGGCGCACTTTGCTGCTCGCGGTGTGCGCCAATGCGCTGACAACGCTCTCCGCGCGCCTGATGTGGGTGGCCGGCCAGACACTGGGCGTGGGCACGCCGCAGATCGACGCGTACGAGTTGGACACCGGCCCGTCCACCGTCGTGGTGGCCCTCTCGGTCTACGTGCTGCTCAGAGCCCGCGCCTGGCGGCTGCTCGCGGTCACGGCGCTGGCGATGGCGCTCGAGACGCTGCTCGCCCCGAACCTGGCCGGCCGTGAGCACCTCGTCGCCCTCGGTCTCGGCGCGGCCGCGTACGTTCTCGGCGACCGGATCCCGGTCGCCGTGCGTAACCGGCGCCGGCGCGCTTTCCTGTGATGCTTATCACATCTGACGGTGTTTCAAGGGGCATCACCCCAAGCCGGAGTCGACAACAAGGCCGATCTTGGAATATATACGAATACTGATCGCAAGGTCGGGCGGGCTCGGCCGGCCGATCTCGAGTTCGAAGATCGGAGCCGAAGCCGCCGTGACGCCAGAGCGCGCCATACCCAGACCTCGCACGGGCGCAGGTGCCGTGCCGGCCGTCCCGGCCACCCCCGCACCGGCGCTCGCGCCGCATCGGGACCGGGGCACGGTGGCGGTGATCCTCTTCCAGCACGGCCCGCTGTTCGAGAACTCGATCCCGCTGACCGTCTTCGGCGTGGACCGCCGCGGACACGGGCTGCCCTATTACCGGCTGCTGGCCTGCATGGGTGAAGCCGGCCCGTTGCCCACCACCGGCGGCATCCTGCTGGCTACCCCGTACGGCCTAGCCGCCGCCGAGGCCGCCGGCACGGTGATCGTGCCCGCCTGGCGCTCGCCCACCGACCGCCCGCCCGAGCCCGCCCTGGCCACGCTGCGCCGCGCCGCGAAGGAGGGCGCGCGCGTCCTCGGCCTGGACAGCGGTGTGTTCGTGCTGGCCGCGGCCGGGCTGCTGGACGGCCGCCCGTGCACCACGCACTGGCTCTACGCGCCCACCCTGGCCCGCCGCTTCCCGCGGGCCCAGGTGCTCCCGCGCGAACTGTGCGTGGACGACGGCGAGGTCGTCACCGGAGCCGGCGCCGCGGCCGGCATCGACGCCTGCCTGCAGGTGGTCCGCCGCGACCACGGCGCCCAAGCTGCCGCCCGGCTCGCCCGCAGGCTGGTCTTCCCGGCCGGCCGGCGCGGCGGCCAGACCCCCTACTTCGACAACGACGTCCCCGACGAGCTGCGCGGGGACCCGCTGGCCGACGCCATGACCTGGGCCCTGGACCACCTGACCGAACCGCTCGACGTGGACGCCATGGCCGCCCGGGCCGCGATGTCCCGTCGCTCCTTCGACCGCAAGTTCCGCCTCACCATCGGCGTCGCGCCGCTGCAGTGGCTCAACGCGCAGCGGGTGATGTACGCCCAGCGCATGCTCGAGTCCACCGACCTGGCGATGGATCAGATCGCCATCCGCAGCGGCTTCGGCTCCCTGGTGGCCATGCGCGGCCACTTCCGCCGCATGCTCTCCACCTCGCCGACCGCCTATCGCAGCGGCTTCCGCACCACCCCCGCCGTCCGCACCCGCGGACAGGGCCAGGACATGCCGGAGGCGCTGGACGGCGGCGATAGGCCGGACGGGTTGCAGTCCGTCGCCCAGGACGAACCGGAGGTCCTCCTTCCGGAGCAGCCGGCGCCCGGCTCCGACCAGGACCGCGAGGAGTACGGCGCCGTCCTCGGCTCCGCCGCCGGCGGCCGCGTGACCGGCCGGATCCCCGCTCCCGGCGAGCACCGCCGAGATCGTCTCGACCAGCCCGCGGTGGAGGGCTGAGCGTGCGGACCGGTAGCCTCGGTGGCATGAATGACCGGCTGGTGTGGATCGACTGCGAGATGACGGGCCTCGACCTGGCGCACGACGCGCTGATCGAGGTGGCCGCGCTGGTGACCGACTCGGATCTGAACATCCTCGGCGACGGCGTGGACGTGGTGATCAAGCCCCCGGCCGAAGCGCTCGCCCAGATGAAGGAGTTCGTCCGGGACATGCACGTCCACTCCGGCCTGCTCGCCGAGCTGGAGGGCGGCGTGAGCCTCGAGGAGGCCCAGCGCCTGGTGCTCGAGTACGTCCGCGCGCACGCCCCCGAGCCGAACAAGGCGCCGCTGGCCGGCAACACGATCGGCACCGACCGCGGCTTCCTCGCCCGCGACATGCCCGAGCTCGAGTCGCACCTGCACTACCGCGTGGTGGACGTCTCCTCGATCAAGGAGCTGGTGCGCCGCTGGTACCCCCGGGTCTACTTCCAGGCCCCCGCGAAGACCGGCAACCACCGCGCCCTCGGGGACATCAAGGACTCGATCGAGGAGCTGAAGTACTACCGGGCCACGGTGTTCGTCGCCCAGCCCGGCCCTACCTCCGAGGACGCCCGCGCCACCGCGACCCGCTTCGGGTCGGCCGGGAGCGGCGCCGGGACCGGGACGAACGGGAGCGGCGCGAGCGCCTGAGGCGGCGGGCTCCGGTTGGGTGGGCTCAGCTCAAGCGACTGAGCCACCTCGGCCGTCTGCCGTGGCTGCTTTCGGCTGATCGTTTGGTCGGTTGGGCCGGGGTGCGCTTCCCGGCCCCCCGGCCGTCGCAAGACTTCCGTTGCCGCCTCCCGGCTTCGGTGCGCCCCGACGGTCCGCCCCCGCCGCGACGCCGCCCCCTACCGCTTCCGTCCTTCGCCGTCTCCACATCCGCGCCCGCCGCAGTCGGCCTCCCCGTCCGTCCCCGCCTGGCCGCTCGCGCATCTCAGCCGGAAAAAGGGTGTCCGACCACCCTGTCGGAACCGCTACACTAGTGCGAGTGCTCAGGCGTCGTCAGGCGCCGGAGTCATGATGGTGGGCGTAGCTCAGTTGGTAGAGCATTTGGTTGTGGTCCAAAGGGTCGCGGGTTCGAGTCCCGTCGCTCACCCCATCTGTCAGGCCCCGGATCTGCGGAAACGCGAATCCGGGGCCTGATGCGTTTCCCGTCCGGTTCCGCCGGAGTCCCCCTGAGGTTCCTTCCGAGATGCGCCCGCCGCCGCGGGAATATACCCTACTGGGGTATGGTTGGAATGATCGTCTCGGTGAGCCGAAGACGCCGACCGCGGAAGGAGGCGGAAGATGCAGGGGACGCACGAAAGCGCAGCCGGCCACAGCCACGCGCACGGGTACAGCGACGCGAAGGACGACTACCTCAAGCGTTTGCGGCGGATAGAGGGGCAGGTCCGGGGCCTGCAGCGGATGATCGAGGAGGACAAGTACTGCATCGACATCCTGACTCAGGTCTCCGCGGCCAAGAGCGCCCTGGAGTCCGTGGCGCTGGGCCTGCTGCAGGAGCACCTCGCCCACTGCGTGTCCGAGGCCATGGCCGAAGGCGGCGAGGTGGCCGACGCCAAGGTCCGCGAGGCCTCGGCGGCCATCGCCCGTCTGGTCCGCTCATGACCCGCGCCGCCCCCGCGCGACTCATTGACGCCACCGCCACTTAGCCCCACCCACGACTTTCTCCCCTCCACGTCGCGCCGCCCCCATCGCCGCTCCATCCCCGTTTCTCTCACCCCCGTTTTCTCCACCCTCCACGAACGAGAGCGCGAATATGACTGACATCGAGATCACCGACGCCCCCGAGCCGGCCCCCGCCGCCAACGCCGACGTCCCCGCCGACAGCCCCGTCGTCACCGTCTACTCGGTCTTCGGCATGAACTGCGGCCACTGCGCCGGCGCCGTGACCCGCGAGCTCACCGCGATCCACGGCGTCACCGGCGTGAAGGTGGACCTCGGCGCCAAGAAGGTGACCGTCGGCTCGACCCGGCCGCTGTCCGAGGACGAAGTCCGCGCCGCCGTCGACGAGGCCGGATACGAGCTGGGCTGAGCCGGGTGGAATTCGGGTGGGTCCGGATGGACGCAGCGAGAGCGAAAGGTGCCCGCATGAGCCGCGTAGACGAGCGGATAGAACTCGAGATCACCGGCATGACGTGCGCCTCGTGCGCGGCCCGGATCGAGAAGCGGCTGAACCGGATCGAGGGCGTGACCGCCTCGGTGAACTACGCCACCGAGCGCGCCGCCGTCGCATACCCCCCGGAGGTGTCGCCGGGCCAGCTGATCGCAGCGGTCGAAGTAGTCGGCTACGGCGCCAGCACCCTCGCCGCGGTCTTCCCTACGCCCCCCGCAACTGCCGCCGCCGACTCCATTCCCCTCGCCGACGCCCCCGCTTCGCCCTCGCCGACGTCCGCTGCGTCGATCGCGCCCACTCCGTCGGCGCCCCCCGCTACCGCCGCGTCCGCACCCTCCGCCGACGCTTCCGCGCCCTCCGCGCAGGCCTCTGCCGTGGCTCCTTCCCCCGCGCCGACGTCTGCTGCGGCATCTTCCGCCGCCTCCACCCTGCGGCGTCGCGTCACCATCTCCGCCTCGTTAGCGGTCCCCGTCCTTCTCCTCGCCATGGTCCCCGTGCTCCAATTCCGCGGCTGGCAGTGGCTTTCCCTCGCTCTCGCCACGCCCGTCGTCGCATGGGGCGGCTGGCCGCTGCACCGCGCCGCCTGGCGCAACCTCAAGCACGGCGCCGCGACGATGGACACCCTCGTCTCGCTCGGCACCATCGCCGCCTACGGCTGGTCCCTCTACGCCCTGATCTTCGGTAGCGCCGGCGAGCTCGGCATGCGGATGAGCTTCTCGCTGACCGCGTCGGGCGATGGCAACCAGGACGTCTATCTCGAGGTAGCCAGCGCCGTCACCGTCTTCATCCTGCTCGGCCGCTACCTCGAAGAACGTGCCAAGCGCAGTTCGGGCGCTGCGATGCGCGCGCTGCTCGAGCTCGGCGCCAAGCAGGCCGTAGTGCTGGGCGCGGATGGGGTCGAACGTCCGGTGGCGATCGAGCAGCTGCAGGTCGGCGAGCTGTTCGTCGTGCGGCCGGGGGAGAAGATCGCCACCGACGGCGAGGTCGTCGACGGTCAGTCCGCCGTCGACGCGTCGATGCTCACCGGCGAATCCGTGCCGATCGAGGTCGGCCCCGGCACGCAGGTCAGCGGCGGCACCGTGAACAGCGGAGGCCGGCTGGTCGTGCGCGCCACCCGGGTCGGCGCTGACACGCGCCTCGCTCAGATCGCTCGCCTCGTCGTGCAGGCGCAGACGGGCAAGGCGGCAGTGCAGCGCCTCGCGGACCGCGTCGCCGGGATCTTCGTGCCCGTGGTCATCGTCCTCGCCCTCGCCACGCTGGCACTCTGGCTGATCGCCGGCGGCAACACGGCGCACGCCTTCACAGCTGCTGTCGCCGTGCTGATCATCGCGTGCCCCTGCGCCCTCGGTCTGGCCACCCCGACCGCCCTGCTCGTCGGAACCGGCCGCGGCGCGCAACTCGGCCTGCTGATCAAGGGCCCAGAGGTGCTCGAGTCGACCCGCAAGGTGGACACGATCGTCCTCGACAAGACCGGCACCGTGACGACCGGTCAGATGACCCTGCTCGAGGTCCACGCCACCGGCCCCGCCAGCGCCAGCTTCGCCGCCGAGGCAATGCCCGCCGCCGTCGATGCGGCCGGCTCCGTGCAAGCCGCCCCCGCAGCCGCCCCACACCAGCTCGCCCTCGGCTCACCCGTCGACTCGTCGTCCTCCGCTCTGTCATCCCTGGACGCACCAGCCGCCGAAGTGCTCCGCCTCGCCGGCGCCGTCGAGCATCACGCCGAGCACCCCATCGCCCGCGCGATCGCCCTCGCCGCAGCTACGGCCACAGCTACCGCCCCCCGCCCCGCCGTCTCCGACTTCCGTGCCACGCCTGGCCTCGGCGTCACCGGCATGGTCGAGGACCGCGCCGTCGTCGTCGGCAGCCCCGCCTACATCGAACGCGAGTGGTCGCTGCCCCTCCCTGCCGACCTCGCGTCCGCCGCCACCGCCGCCACCGAACTCGGCCGCACCGCCGTCGCGGTCGCATGGGATGGCAAGGTCCACGGACTGCTCGTCGTCGCCGACGCGGTGAAGCCCGGCGCGCGGGCAGCCGTCGCGGGTCTGCGCGCACTCGGGCTCGAGCCGATGCTGCTCACCGGAGACAACGCCGCCGTAGCCAAGGCGGTGGCCGACCAGGTGGGCATCCCGCAGGAGTCTGTGATCGCCGAGGTCATGCCGGAGGCCAAGGCCGAAGCCGTCCGCGCCCTCCAAGCCCGCGGCCGCGTAGTCGCCATGGCCGGCGACGGCGTCAACGACGCCGCTGCTCTAGCCACGGCCGACCTGGGCCTGTCCATGGGCACCGGCACCGACGCCGCCATCGAGGCCGCCGACCTCACCCTCGTGCGCACCGCCGCCGACGGCTCCGGCGTCGACCTCACCGCCGCCGTGGACGCGATCCGCCTCGCCCGCCGCACTCTGGCGACCATCAAGGGCAACCTGTTCTGGGCCTTCGCCTACAACCTGGCCGCCATCCCCCTCGCCGCCGCCGGCCTGCTCAACCCCCTCATCGCCGGCGCCGCCATGGCAGCCTCCTCCCTCTTCGTCGTCTCCAATTCCCTGCGCCTGCGCGCCTTCCACCCCGCCCCGCCGCCCCCGCCCACCCCCTCCCGCCGCCCCCGCCCCTAATCGATTTCTGCTCCCGGCCGATCTGCGGTACTGTCGGATCCGCAGCAGCGAGCCCCCCGGCCGGTGAAAACGTCCGTCGGCGCTCAACAACTCAACACCAGCGCCGTTAGCTCAATAGGCAGAGCAGCTGACTCTTAATCAGCGGGTTCGGGGTTCAAGTCCCTGACGGCGCACAGTAACCGTACGGCCAGGTCGTGACCCACGACCTGGCCGTTTCGCATCCACCCCTTGACCCCGCCGCGTCGTCCAATGACCCGCCGTCACCCTCCCGGGCGACCCGTTGCGAGCGGATTGCGAGTGGATGCGGATTTTCGGGCCCCAAAGCGTGCCATCGAACCCTGATTTGTATAGTGGCGATTCGAGTATTGGCCATTACATATCGGGCGGTGTCACCGGATGCTCTGCCGTACGCCGTGGGTGTCGCATCTTCCCCTAGTGTCCGCTGATACCCGGGCGGAGTGTGTCGTCCGGGTTCGACGGCACGACGCTGGACGTCGCGAACAAGCAACGTGCCGTTCTTCAGTCCGGCCAGACCCGGCCGCGCTTGCGCCATCTCACTTCAGCGAGGCCGTCGAGGTAGTCGAGACGTTCTGTGTCGGTGGCCGCGACGCAGATATGGACTACGGCGGGATCCTTTCGCGGGCCCGCCTCTGCGCTGGTCCGGTAGGTAACTTCCGCGAGTATCCGGTCGCCGAGGTGGATGTCGGAGGTGTAAGCACCGGGCCAGCCCCACCCGCCGAAGCCCACTCGACTCAGTGGCGCGAGCAGCTCGTCAAGATGCTCATCCGGAAACCTGTCGGCCCACAACTGGACGGCTCCGCCATATACCGCCTCGCTCAGTGCGTTGTGGACGAGGAACTCTGGCATCCTCTCCGCGACCTCGGTCCAGCCGTCGTAGAGCTCGCGCTCGTACACGATGTCTGGGTCATCGAGATCGAAGGCCCAGAGCCAGTCCGCGGTCGGGTCGGTCATGAAGATGACCGCCTTGCCGGTCGCAACGATCTGCTCTGGCCGGTAGAGGTTGTTTCCAAACTGATAGCGGCGCGTCCACTGGGATTCGAACTCGAACCAGTCGAGGAGCGGTCGAGGGAGCCACTTGAACTCCGCTTCCACGCGTCGCGGCGCGGTGTCGGGGCTTCCTCGCCAGCGCACGAGGAAGTCGTGGAAGTCGATGGTTGCTGGGTCGACCACGCGCTCCATATGTTTCTCCCCGATCTGCTTGCCGTCGCGCAGGGCAGCCTAGGGGCTACGGCCTCATGAGGGTCGGCTCGGCAGGAGTTTTCCGCGCTTGTTATCGCGTGCACCGCGGCTATCATCGAGTACGCATAGTCACTTCAGGGGAGCGGGCGATGGACGGCGAGATACAGCTGATCAGTGACGGCGATGGGCTGGCGGTCATCGGGAGTGCGAGGGATGTCGAGCTCTTCCTCATCTCGGAGGGATTGCCGTCGAGAGAGCTCGGCTTGAAGCGGCTCAAGTCGATCGTCGAGACCGGTGCCGTGGCCGCGCAGACGGGTTCCCAGATCGCCGCCGACTCGGGTCGCTGGGTGAAGCTGACGGAGGAGTCGGCGCGGGCTATCAAGAAGCATGGGCTGCGGGAAAGCTCGAAGACTGGCCTGAGTACCGGCGTGGTGAAGGGGCCCAAGGGCAAGGGCCAGATCGGTGGATTCGTCGAGTTCGCGAAGGATCCCCGAACCCTTCTGACGAACCCGTCGGTACTTGCCGGTGCTGCGGGGATCATGGCCCAGGCTGCAATGCAACAGAGCATGGATGAGATCACCGACTATCTGGCCGCGATCGACGAGAAAGTCGACGACGTGCTGCGCGCCCAGAAGGACGCCGTGTTGGCGCGCATGATCGGCGTGGGCTTCGTCATCGAGGAGTCCATGACCCTCCGGAACAGCCGCGGCAGGGTCGACGAGGTGACGTGGTCCAAGGTGCAGTCCGCACCGGCCACGATCGCGGAAACCCAGGCGTACTCGCTGCGCCAGCTTGACGCCATCGCTGAGAAGCTCGAGAACAAGGCCAACATCGGCGATCTCGCCAAGGCCGCTAAGGACGCGGAGGTAGCGGTTCGGGATTGGCTCGCTGTT
This genomic window from Actinospica robiniae DSM 44927 contains:
- a CDS encoding heavy metal translocating P-type ATPase translates to MSRVDERIELEITGMTCASCAARIEKRLNRIEGVTASVNYATERAAVAYPPEVSPGQLIAAVEVVGYGASTLAAVFPTPPATAAADSIPLADAPASPSPTSAASIAPTPSAPPATAASAPSADASAPSAQASAVAPSPAPTSAAASSAASTLRRRVTISASLAVPVLLLAMVPVLQFRGWQWLSLALATPVVAWGGWPLHRAAWRNLKHGAATMDTLVSLGTIAAYGWSLYALIFGSAGELGMRMSFSLTASGDGNQDVYLEVASAVTVFILLGRYLEERAKRSSGAAMRALLELGAKQAVVLGADGVERPVAIEQLQVGELFVVRPGEKIATDGEVVDGQSAVDASMLTGESVPIEVGPGTQVSGGTVNSGGRLVVRATRVGADTRLAQIARLVVQAQTGKAAVQRLADRVAGIFVPVVIVLALATLALWLIAGGNTAHAFTAAVAVLIIACPCALGLATPTALLVGTGRGAQLGLLIKGPEVLESTRKVDTIVLDKTGTVTTGQMTLLEVHATGPASASFAAEAMPAAVDAAGSVQAAPAAAPHQLALGSPVDSSSSALSSLDAPAAEVLRLAGAVEHHAEHPIARAIALAAATATATAPRPAVSDFRATPGLGVTGMVEDRAVVVGSPAYIEREWSLPLPADLASAATAATELGRTAVAVAWDGKVHGLLVVADAVKPGARAAVAGLRALGLEPMLLTGDNAAVAKAVADQVGIPQESVIAEVMPEAKAEAVRALQARGRVVAMAGDGVNDAAALATADLGLSMGTGTDAAIEAADLTLVRTAADGSGVDLTAAVDAIRLARRTLATIKGNLFWAFAYNLAAIPLAAAGLLNPLIAGAAMAASSLFVVSNSLRLRAFHPAPPPPPTPSRRPRP